In the Phenylobacterium soli genome, GCTCACCGGCGGCGGCGCCCTGCTGCGCGGCCTGGACGCCGAGATCCGCGACCACACCGGCCTGCCCGTGACGGTCGCCGACGATCCGCTGTCCTGCGTCGCGCTGGGGTGCGGCAAGGTGCTCGAACATCCGAAATGGATGAAGGGCGTGCTCGAATCCACGCTAGCCTAGGGACCTCGCGACTCACGCTCCGGTGGTGGAGCGGCGGGGGGCTGCCGCGACTGCTGACGACGAGGCCACAAGGTGTCCCTAAGGGAGTCTCCGCTCGGTGAACTCAAGGTCCCGCTGACCTGGACGGCGGGGATCGCCGTGGTCGTGGCGGCCGTCGCCGTGATCGCGGTGCTCGTCTCCGATCGCCGGGAGACCTTCCGGGCCGAGGCCTACGGCGCGACGCGCGGCGTCGCCGACCGGGTGATGACGCCGGTTGGAGACGCCCTCTCGGCTCCTGGCCGCTGGACCGGCGCCGGGGTGGACGCCGTGAAGGGCTATTTCTTCGCCGTCTCCGAAAACCACCGGCTCAAGGCCGAGCTCAAGGAGATGCGCCAGTGGCGTGACGTGGCCCTGGCGCTGCGCAACGAGAACGCCCGCTACCGGACCCTCCTGGGTCTGAAGACCGATCCCCCGATCCCGATGGTCGCCGCGCGCGTGGTGCTGGACAGCCGTGGGCCCTTCGCCAACACGCGGCTGGCCAACGCCGGCATCGAGAAGGGGGTGAAGGTCGGCAACCCGGTGATGAGCGAGAACGGCCTCGTCGGCCGGATCATGGGCGTGACCACCGGCGCCAGCCGCGTGCTGCTGCTCACCGACACCGCCTCGAAGGTGCCGGTGATGATCGACCGCACCAACGCCCGCGCCATCCTGACCGGCGACGGCGGGCCCAATCCCAAGCTCGAGTACCTGCGCGGCCAGGATCCTGTGAAGGAAGGCGACCGCGTGATGACCTCCGGCGACGGTGGGGTCATGCCGCGCGGCCTGCCGGTGGGCACGGCGGTGAAGGGGCTCGACGGCCGCTGGCGCGTGGTGCTGGCGTCCGACAAGGCGCCCATCGATTTCGTGCGGATCCTGTTCTTCGAGGACTTCACCCAGCTGGTGAACCAGAAGCAACTGGCCGAAAAGCATGTGCCGCCGCCGACCGCCGGCGCCCAGACCGTGGGCGTCGCGCCGGCGAGCGCGACGCCTGCTCCTTCGACGACCGCGCCCGCTTCGCCCAAGCCGGCTGCGTCGCCGGCGATCGCGCCCGCCGCGGCCGGACCGAAGCCCGCGGAGGTCAAGAAGCCGGCCGACGCCAAGACGACCGTCTCGGCCAAGCCGGCGCCGGGCGCAGCCGCACCGAAAGCTGCGGCGAGTTCGCCCGCGAAGCCCACAGCGAAGGCGTCGGGCGCCCAGCCCACGAAGGGTGAAGCCGCCGCCACGACCACGAAGTCGACCTCGACCAAGCCGACCGCTCCGAAGCCTGCCGCTGCGAAGCCCGCGGCGACCAGGTCGGCAGCGCCCAAGCCGCCCGCCTCCAAGCCAGCCGCCTCCAAGCCAGCCGCCGTGAGTGGCGCGGACGCGGAGCCGCCCCATTGAGCGCGGTCCGCTCGCTGGAGCCGTGGCGCTGGCTGGGCATCCCGATGGTCCAGGCGCTGGCGGTGACCATCCTCTTCGCCATACCCCTGCGACTGTGGGGGCTTCAGCTTCCTGAGCCGGTGTTCCCGATGGCGGTCGTCTTCGCCTGGGCGGTGATCCGGCCCTCCGTGCTCGCGCCATTCGCCACAGTGCTGATGGGGCTGTTCCTGGATATCGTCTGGGGCGGCGCGTTCGGACTTTGGGCGCTGATCCTGCTGATCGCCTACGGCCTGGTGCTGGGCGGGCGCAGCATGACGGCGGGCCAGAGCCGCGGCGCCCTTTGGGTGTGGTACGGCGTGGTCACTGCGGTCTCGATGGGCGTCGGATTCCTGGTGGTGAGCGTGCGCGACCACGCCATGCCGAGCCTCATCGCCACGGGTTGGCAATACCTCGCCACAATCGTCCTCTATCCCTTCGCCCACCGGCTGATCGACATGTTCGAGGACGCCGACGTGAGGTTCCGGTAGGGGCTATGGCCGAACCCTCAATCTTCTTCGAGGAGGTCAACGAGCGGCAGGGCGTGTTCCACCGCCGGGCCTTCGTGCTGGGCGGCTTCGCCGGCCTGGGCCTCGTCGCGCTCGGCGGGCGGCTCGCCCAGCTGCAGCTCGTGGAGACCCAGCGCTACGAGAAGCTGTCCGCCTCGAACCAGTTCAATTTCAAGCTGATGCCGCCGCCACGCGGCCTGATTGTCGACCGCAACGGCGTGGTGCTGGCCTCGAACCGGCCGAACTTCCGGCTCCTGGTGGCGCGCGACAAGGGCATCGACGTGCCCGGCACGTTGAAGACGCTGGCCAACTTCGTGCCCCTGGACGACGCGCGCCAGGCGCGGCTGACCCGGGACATCAACTCGGCGCCCAAGCGGGCCCCGGTCGAGGTCATGGAAGACATGACCTGGGAGCAGTTCAGCGCGATCAACCTGCGCAATCCGGAGCTGCCGGGCGTCACGGCGGACATGGGCGAGGTGCGGGTCTATCCGCACGGCGGCGCCTTCGCCCACGTGGTCGGCTACGTGGCCAAGGTCAACAAGACGGACATCACCGAAACCGGCCCCAACTCCGAGCCGATCATGCTCAACCCCGGCTTCCGGATCGGCAAGCAGGGGGTGGAGAAGGCCTTCGACCTCGATCTGCGCGGCAAGCCCGGCGCCCGAAAGGTGGAGGTCGACGCCAACGGCCGCGAGGTCCGGGCCGATCCGGAAGGCGACATCCCCGCCGTCCCCGGCAAGGAGATCAAGCTCACCATCGACGCCGACGTCCAGCTGCGGGCCGAGCAGGTGTTCGGGGAGGAGAGCGGCGCGGCGGTGATGATGGACTGCCGCACCGGCGACATCCTGTGCATGTTCTCCGGGCCGAGCTTCGATGCGAACCGGTTCGTGCGCGGGCTGACGGGCCCCGAGTACCGGGCGCTCGCGGAGTATGAGCGCAAGCCGCTGTTCAACAAGGCCCTGACCGCCACCTATCCGCCGGGCTCGACCTTCAAGACGCTGGTGGCCCTTTCTGCGCTCGAACACGGCTACGACCCGCATACGGTGCATGTCTGCAACAAGGCGTGGCCCTGGGGCGGCCGGGTCTGGCACTGCGACGAGGCGCATGGCGCGCAGGACCTGAAGGGCGCGATCGCCACCTCCTGCGACATCTATTTCTACCAGGTCGGCCTGTTCCTGGGGCCGGACAAGATCGCCGAGACGGCGCGCAAGTTCGGCCTGGGCGAGATCTTCGACATCGGCATTCCGGGCCAGAAGTCGGGCCTCGTGCCGGACACGGCCTATAAGCGCCGAACCTTCAAGAAGGACCCCGTCTGGCATCCGGGCGAAACGCCCTCTATGGCCATCGGCCAGGGCTACACCCACCTCAATCCGCTGCAGCTCTGCGTGCAGGCGGCGCGGATCGCCAACGGCCAGAAGGCGCTGCACCCACGTCTGATCCGCTCGATCGGCGGGGTGGAGCAGAAGTCCGGCGCGGCCTGGGGCGACCTGCCCGTCGACAAGCAGCACCTGGCCTTCGTCCGCGAGGCGATGGCCGCGGTGACGACGGTGGGCACGGCCGCCGCGGTGGCCGACCTCGGCCTTGGGCCGAACATCAAGATGGCCGGCAAGACCGGCACCGCCCAGGCCTACAGCTATGGCGGCGGTCGCGGCGCTCACGGCGCCGTCGGCCAGTGGAAGCTGCGCGACCACGCCTGGTTCATCGCCTACGCACCCATCGAGGAGCCACGCTACGCCATCAGCGTGCTCGTGGAGCATGGCGGCTTCGGCGCCCAGGCCGCGGCGCCGCGGGCGCGTGAGATCATGCGGGTCGCGCTGCTGAAGGACCCCGAGCTGCGCGCCCGCATCGAGAAGCCGCTGCCGCTGCCGGCCGCCCCGACGGGTCCGGAGAGCGGCGACATCGTGCCCGATCTGCCGGATCAGCCGCTCGATCCCAATTCGCAACCGGGCCTGCCGGCAGGAACCCCGACCGCATGACCGTCTCCGCCCTGACCCGTCCCGGCGAGCGGGACCGCCTGATCGTCAAGCTCGGCGAAATCGACTGGATCTTCTGCCTGACCCTGACGCTGATCGCCGGCGCCGGCGGAACCATGCTGTTCTCGATCGCCGGCTCGTCCTGGATGCCTTGGGCGGCGCCGCACCTGGCCCGCTACTTCGTCTTCTTCGGCATCATGATCGTGCTGTCGCTGGTCGACCTGCGGGTCTGGTTCGCGCTCGCCTATCCGATCTACGGCATCGCCTTCCTGCTGCTGATCGCCGTGGACCTCGTCGGGCGCACCTCGCTGGGCGCCCAGCGCTGGCTGCAGCTGGGACCGGTGGGCATCCAGCCGTCGGAGATCATGAAGATCGGCCTCGTCCTGGCGTTGGCCCGCTTCTACCACGGGCTCTCGGGCAAGAACGCCCAGCTCTCCTGGTGGCTGTTGATCCCCGGCGGCCTGATCCTCGCTCCCGTGGGCCTGGTGGCCAAACAGCCGGACCTCGGCACGGCCATGCTGATCCTGATGACCGGCGGGGTGGTGATGATCCTCGCCGGCCTGTCCTGGCGGCTGATCGCGTCCGGCGTCCTCGGCGCGGTGTTGCTGGTGCCGCCGGCGATCATGTTCGGCCTGCACGACTACCAGCGGAAGCGGATCCTCACCTTCCTCGACCCGGAAGGCGACCCGTCCGGTTCCGGCTACCACATCCTGCAGTCCAAGATCGCGCTGGGGTCGGGCGGTCTGCTGGGCAAGGGCTACGGCCTGGGCTCGCAGAGCCAGCTCAACTTCCTGCCCGAGAAGCAGACCGACTTCATCTTCGCGACCTTGGCCGAGGAGTTCGGCTTCGTGGGCTGCGTCTCGGTGCTGCTGCTCTATGCGGCGGTGATCTTCATGGCCCTGCGCACCGCCTACATCAGCCATAGCCACTTCGGCCGCCTGGCCGCGGCCGGCGTGACCGTCACCTTCGCCCTCTACGTGCTGATCAACGGCTCGATGGTGATGGGGCTGGCGCCGGTGGTCGGGGTGCCGATGCCCCTGCTCTCCTACGGCGGCACAGTGATGCTGACGGTGATGGTCGGCTTCGGCCTCGTGCAGGCCGTGCGCGTGCACCGCTATTCGGAAGTCACCAGCGGCAAGGGCGCGCTGATGTGATCGCGCCCCCCGCCTCGGCGGGAGAGATCAGAGCATCAGGGCCTGATCGGTCGCGCGCACCAGGGCGTCGACGATGCCGGGTTCGGTGGAGGCGTGACCGGCGTCCCAGACCACCTCGAAGCGGGCCTTGGGCCAGGCGGACTTCAGCCGCCAGGCGGCGTCCATCGGCGTCACCACGTCGAAGCGGCCCTGGACGATCCAGCCGGGGATGTTCCGGATCTTGTCCGCATTGTCGACGATCCACCCCTCGGGGAAGAAGCCGCGGTTGACGAAGAAGTGGCACTCGATCCGGGCGAAGGCGATGGCGAAGTCGATCTCGTTGAACTTCGAGGGCCGGGCCTCCGGCCCGCGGATCGAAATGGTGTCGCCCTCCCACTGGCTCCAGGCGGCCGCCGCCTCGGCCTGGACGCGACGGTCGGGGTGGGTCAGGCGCTTGTGGTAGGCGGCCATCATGTCGCCGCGCTCGGCCTCGGGGATCGGCGCGCAGAAGCGGGCCCAGGCGTCCGGGAACAGCATCGAGGCGCCGTCCTGGTAGAACCACTTCAGCTCGCGCTCGGTGAGCAGGAAGACGCCGCGCAGGATGAGGCCCTCGACCCGCTCGGGGTGGGTGATCGCGTAGGCGAGGGCGAGGGTGGAGCCCCAGGAGCCGCCGAATACGGTCCACTTCTCGACGCCCAGGTGCTCGCGCAGGCGCTCGATGTCCTCGATCAGCGCCCAGGTGGTGTTGTCCTGCAGCGAGGCGTTGGGCCGGCTCTTGCCGCAGCCGCGCTGGTCGAACAGCGCCATCCGCCAGCGCGACGGGTCGAAGAAGCGCCGCATGGTCGGGTTGATCGCCCCGCCCGGACCGCCGTGCAGGATGACGCACGGCTTGCCGTCCGCCCGCCCGCACTCCTCGTAGTAGATCTCGTGAGCGCCCTCGGTGGCCAGCCAGCCGGAGGCGAAGGGCTCGTTCTCGGGGAAGAGGCCGCGCCTCGCGCCTTGGGCGGAGACGACGGGCGCGGGCGTGGTGCGTTCCATGGGCTCCAGTCTAAGTCGGGAAGCGCCTGTTCAGCCAGTCCAGCATCAGCCGGTTCACATCCTCCGGCTTCTCCTGCTGCGTCCAGTGGCCGCTGTCCTTGACCATGTGCGTCTCGAGGTCGCCGATGAAGGCCGGCATGGGCTCGGCCATCTCGGGCGAGAGCACGGCGTCCTTCTCGGCGGTGATCATCAGGCAGGGGATGCCGTCGATCCTGGTGGGAAGGCGCTCGGCCCGCTCCCAGTTCCGGGTGAAGTTGCGGTACCAGTTGATGCCGCCCGTGAAGCCGGTGCGCTTGAAGGTGTCGACGAAGAAGGCGAGCTCCTCCTCCGTCAGGAAGGCGTCGGGGGCATAGTTGCCGTCCCACTGGCGCAGGAGGTCCTTGAAGGCGAAGGTGGAGCCGCCCTCCGGCGGCTGGGCCGCCTCCTGCATCATGCGCGGCTTGCGCATGAAGAAGCGCATGGTCTTCCCCGCGTCCTCGCCGAGCACCTTTTCGGGCTCGCCGGGCGTCTGGAACCAGACGATGTACATGTCCGGTCCGAAGCGGTTGCGCATGATGAGGATCGGGTCGGCCGGCGCCCGCGGCATGAAGGGTGTGTTCAGTCCGATCACCCCCGCGACGCGAGTGGGGTGCAGCAGCGGCATCTGCCAGACCACGATCCCGCCCCAGTCGTGGCCGACGAAGATCGCCTTCTCGACGCCCAGATGGTCCAGCAGGCCGACAAGGTCGCCGGTCAGGTGCTCGATGTCGTAGTCGGTGATCGCCTCGGGCCGCGAGGAGAGGCCGTAGCCGCGCTGGTCCGGCGCGATCACCCAGCGGCCCGCGTCGGCGAGCGCCTTGATCTGGTGACGCCAGGAGAAGGCGAGCTCCGGAAAGCCATGGCAGAGGACGATCGGCACGCCGGTCTTAGGACCTGCCTCGTAATAGGCCAGCTCGATCCCGTTGACCTTGGCCTTCTGGACGGGCGGCATCATGGCGTCGGACATCTTCTGGACTCCCCCTCTTTATGATCAAGCTTTGCCGTAAAAGCGGCTCGGCAGGAACGGCGAAACGGCTATGAAGGCCCGATGAGCGAGATCGACAGCAGCCGCCATTCCGCGGGCGAGGGTACGCCCTGGGGGCTCGTGATCCTACTCGGGTCCCTGACCGCCATGGGGCCGATCGCCATCGACATGTACCTGCCGAGCCTGCCGGCGATCGGCGCGGCGCTGAAGGCCTCCTCCGGCGAGACGCAGGGCACGGTGGCCGCCTTCCTGGCCGGGATGGCGATCGGCCAGTTCGTCTACGGCCCCGCCTCCGACCGCATCGGCCGCAAGCCGCCGATCCTGATCGGGGTCGGCATCTTCATCCTGGCGTCCATCGGCTGCGGCTTCGCCCAGACCGCGCCGCAGCTGATCGTCGGACGCTTCGTCCAGGCGCTGGGCGCCTGCGCGGGCGGCGTGGTCTCGCGGGCCGTGGTGCGCGACCGGTTCAGCCACGTCGAGACGGCGCGCATGCTGTCGCTGATGATGCTGATCATGGGGCTCGCGCCGATCCTCGCGCCCCTGCTGGGCGGCGCGCTGCTGGCGTTCGGCGGCTGGCGGCTGAACTTCTGGTTCATGACCGCCTTCGGCGTGGCGATCGGGCTCGCGGCCCTCCTGCGCATGCGCGAGAGCCGCTCGGAGGAGACCGCCGCCCATGCGCGCGCCGAGCATCCCTTCCAGACCTATCTGGCCCTGGCCCGAGAGCCGCGGCTGATGGGCTACGCCCTGGCCGGCGCCCTCAACGGGGCCACGCTCTTCACCTACATCTCTGCCTCGCCCGAGCTGCTCATCCAGACCTATGGCATCAGCCCGCAGGCGTTCGGCTGGGTGTTCGGCGCCAACGCCGCGGGGCTCATCGCGGCCAACCAGGTGAACCGCATCATCCTGCGCCGCGCCACGCCCGACGAGGTGCTGGCCCGCGCGAGCATCGCCTCGCTCGGCTTCACCCTGCTGCTGGCGCTCGCGGCCGTCAGCGGGATCGGCGGGCGCTGGAGCGTCCTGCCGCTGCTGTTCTGCGTCCTGGCGAGCTACGGCTTCATGCAGGGCAACACCATGGCCGGGGCCCTGAACGTCGATCCCAGGCGCGCCGGGTCGATCTCGGCCCTGCTCGGCGGACTGTCGTTCGGCACGGGCGCGCTCGCCTCGACCTTCGCCGGGACCCTGCACGACGGCACGCCGCGGCCGATGGCCCTGATCATGCTGGCGGCGCTCGCGGGCTCTGCCCTGGCCCTCCATCGCCTGGCTCTGCCCCGGCGCCCGGCCCTGGTCTGATGAGAGCCGGCGTGCGCTGGCTCCCGCTGGGTCTGGCGCTCGTCGCGGGAGCCTCGAATGCGGCGCCGCTCAACCTGCGGGTCGACCGGTCACCGGCCGGCCTGAAGGCTGCTTTCCGGCCGGACACCGCACTCGGCGGCGGCGTGGACGGCTCCACGCGCGGCGAGATCGATCGGCTGTTCACGCCCCACAACATCGCGGCCATGCGCAGCCTCGGCCTGCGCTCCCTGACCTATCGCCTCCGCACCGAGCTCGGCATCGAGGCCTGGCACTGGACGGAGGAGGGGCGCTGGAGCGATCCGGCCCATGCCCAGGGCTACTGGACCTCCAGCGACCGGCCAAAGCAGCCCGTGACCCTGTCGTGGGGCTACCGTCTGCCGCGGCGCGGCGACACCCAGGACAACGCCAACAACCTCGACTTCTCGCGGCTGACCGACGGGGACCTCGCCACCTTCTGGAAGTCGAACCCCTATCTGGACGTTCGCTACACCCACGAGGCGGCGGGCCGGCCGCAGTGGATCCAGGTTCGCCTCGACGCCCCGACCCCCATCGATACGGTGCGCATCGACTGGGCCGACCCCTACGCCAGCGCCTACGAGGTCCAGTACTGGGACGGCCCCGACGACTACGATTCCGAGCGCGACTGGGTGACCTTTCCCATGGGGCGGGTCGCCCAGGCGCGCGGCGGCGCAGAGACCCGGCGCATCGCCCAGCGGCCGGTGACGGCGCGGTTCCTGCGGATCCTCCTGAAGACGCCCTCCGGCACGGCCCCGCCCGGTTCGGCCGACGTGCGAGACCGCTTGGGTTACGCTGTGCGGGAGGTTTCGTTCGGCGTCACCGGCGCCGATGGCGTCTTCCACGACGCGGTGCGCCACGCCGCCTCGCACGACGACCAGACCTTCACGCACGTCTCGTCCACCGACCCGTGGCATCGCGCCGCCGACCGTGACCCGAACCTCGAACAGGTAGGGGTGGATCGCATCTTCCAGAGCGGGCTCGGCAACGGCCTGCCGATCATGATGCCGGTGGGCGTGCTCTTCGACACGCCGGAGAACGCCGAGGCGCTGATCCGCTATCTGACCCGCCGGGGCTATCCGCTGAGGCGCATCGAACTGGGCGAGGAGCCGGACGGACAGTACGGCGAGCCGGCCGACTACGGCGCCCTCTACCTGGCCACCCTCGACCGCCTGCGCGCGATCGCCCCTCGCCTGGAGTATGGCGGCCCGTCCATGCAGAGCGCGGCGACGGATCTGCCCCTGGTGCATGGGCCGGCGCGCTCCTGGAACCGCGGCTTCATCGCCTATCTGAAGAGCCGCGGCCGCCTGTCGGACCTGCAGTTCTTCTCCTTCGAGCACTATCCGTTCGACGATATCTGCGGCGACATCCACGCCAAGCTGATCGCTGAAGACGCGCTGCTCGATGGCATGTTGAAGCGCCTCGAGGCCGAGGGCGTGCCGCGCACCACGCCCAAGGTGATCGCTGAGTACGGCTTCTCGGCCTTTTCCGGTCAGGCCATGGTCGAACTGCCGAGCGCCCTGTTGCAGGCCGACCTCCTGGGTCACTTCCTGAGCGAGGGCGGCGATGCGGCCTACATGTTCGGTTACGGCCCCAACACGCCGATCAACCAGCACCTGGCCTGCGCCGGCTACGGCAACATGACCCCCTTCCTGGCGGATGCGAACGGTCAGGCGGCCGAGCGCCTGCCGCAGTTCTTCGCCTCGCGCCTGATCTCGCAGACCTGGCTGCAGCCGGGCCACGGCCTGCACAGGCTCTATGCCACGCACCTGGACGGCGAGGCGCCGGCCGGCGCGGTGGTGGCCTATGCGGTGGCGCGCCCCGATGGGCGCCTGGCGACCATGGTGTTGAACCGAAGCGCCACCCAGGCCTTCACGGTCAAGCCGTGGGCAGCGGGCCGTTTGGACGTGTGGCAGTACGGTCCGGACCAGTACCGCTGGCGGCCCGACGGGGTGAACGGCAGGCCGAGCCTGGATCTGCCGCCGGCCCATTGGGAGGCGGCCGGGGGCGAGATCCGGCTGCCGGCGGACAGCTTGACGGTCATCCTTTCGCGGGCGGCGCGAACTCCAGCACGAAGCGGGCGAGCGCCTCGTAGTCGGTGAGGTCGTAATCCCGCGAGGTGACGGTCTTCTGGCCGCGCTGGGCGGCGATGAACTTCAGGGCCAGCCGCTTGAAGAAGTCGTACTGGCTGTAGCGGATCGCCCCCGCCGCATGGTGGATCGCCTTCGGCGTCCAGGCGGTCTCCTGCTGGAAGCGGGCGTCGCACTGGCCCACGCCCTCCCAGTCGTGGGGATCGACCCCGGCCGCCGACAGCGAGACCGAGACGAAGGCGCTCGGCATGGCGTTCAGCGCCTCATGCCGGGCATGGGCGAAATGGGTGAGGGCCGCCTGGTAGCGGCCGACGTGCAGCGAGGCCATGAGGATGGCGACGTCATAGGCCGCAGGATCGGGATGGCGCTCGTCGGGGCCGGCTTCCTCCACTGTCGCCTGGTGACCAGTCGCGCGCAGGCGCTCGGCGGCGAAGTGGGCCAGATCGCGGGTGTGCCCTTCGGTGGTGCCGTAGACGATCAGGACGCGCATGGCCGGCTCCTCTTACCACCCCTTGAACGCATCTAGGACGCGACCCGGCCCTGCGCCATCGGCGAGCGCCTAGCGGAACAGGAGCGGCTCGCCCTCGGCGTCGTAGGCGGCGAACCGGCCGACTCCGCCGGCGCGCACCGCCTCGACCATCGACTGCAGCGCCGCCTGGATGCGGTCGTGGGCCGGTGGCCGGCCGCCCTCGCCTGAGAGCGCGGCGGCGAACACCACCTGCCAGGGCGGGCCCGCCCGGCTGGATTCCTCGGCCAGGGTCTCGAAGCCGTCGAGGTCGGCCGGAGCTTTGTCGACGCACATCAGGGGCGAGAGGGCGCCGCCACGGCCTTCCGCATATCGACGGGCCTGGGCGGCCGAGGCCTCACCCGGAAGCTCGGCGGCGGCGAAGACGAACAGCAATTGGTGCGGCTCGGCCTGGGTGGCGGCGGCGCGGATGAGCTGCTGGAAATGGGATTCAGAGGACATGGCCGCCTGTTTGCCCTGTTCCCGGAGCCGGCGGCTTGCGCCACATCAAACCGCGCGCTTCGCCGCAGGATTAAGGGCGGCTGAGCCCTGCCGCGCAGCTCAGGCGTTTGAGGTCAGGCTTACCGTCCCACGAGGAGCAGACCATGCGCATGATCCTTGGCCTTTCTGCCCTTTCTGCCCTGGCGCTCTCGCTCGCCGTGCCGGCGGCGTCGCAGCCGCGATACGACCGGTCCTTCCCCCTGCCGCCGGGGCCCTACCAGAGCCAGTGCTCGAACATCCGCGTCGAGGGCCAGTTCCTGAAGGCCTGGTGCCGCGGGACCCGGGGCTCGGGCGAGTCCAGCATCAACATTGAGAGCTGCAGCACGCCGATCATGGTCGATCCGTCCGGCGGCCTGATCTGCACCGGCCCGGGCGGCGGCGCGCCGCCCGCCATGCCGAATGGCGCGCCGCGCGACTATCCGCGCGAGGCTCCGTACGACCGGGGCTATGACGGGCGCTACGGTAACGATGGCCGTTACGGCTATGGCGAGCGCCCCAATGGCCGGGCGATGGCGACGGTCTATGAGGGGACCGGTTACCGCGGCCGCCCTCTTCGGCTCTATGGCCCGATCCAGGACCTGCATCGCAGCGGGCTGAACGACCGGGTGCGCTCCATCCGCATCGAGCGGCGCTCCGGCCCCTGGCTGGTCTGCACGGAGGCCAACTACGGCGGCCGGTGCGTCACCATCGACCGCAGCACGCCGGACACGCGGATGTTCGGCAT is a window encoding:
- a CDS encoding flavodoxin domain-containing protein, with the protein product MRVLIVYGTTEGHTRDLAHFAAERLRATGHQATVEEAGPDERHPDPAAYDVAILMASLHVGRYQAALTHFAHARHEALNAMPSAFVSVSLSAAGVDPHDWEGVGQCDARFQQETAWTPKAIHHAAGAIRYSQYDFFKRLALKFIAAQRGQKTVTSRDYDLTDYEALARFVLEFAPPAKG
- a CDS encoding ribonucleotide reductase subunit alpha, giving the protein MSSESHFQQLIRAAATQAEPHQLLFVFAAAELPGEASAAQARRYAEGRGGALSPLMCVDKAPADLDGFETLAEESSRAGPPWQVVFAAALSGEGGRPPAHDRIQAALQSMVEAVRAGGVGRFAAYDAEGEPLLFR
- a CDS encoding alpha/beta fold hydrolase; its protein translation is MSDAMMPPVQKAKVNGIELAYYEAGPKTGVPIVLCHGFPELAFSWRHQIKALADAGRWVIAPDQRGYGLSSRPEAITDYDIEHLTGDLVGLLDHLGVEKAIFVGHDWGGIVVWQMPLLHPTRVAGVIGLNTPFMPRAPADPILIMRNRFGPDMYIVWFQTPGEPEKVLGEDAGKTMRFFMRKPRMMQEAAQPPEGGSTFAFKDLLRQWDGNYAPDAFLTEEELAFFVDTFKRTGFTGGINWYRNFTRNWERAERLPTRIDGIPCLMITAEKDAVLSPEMAEPMPAFIGDLETHMVKDSGHWTQQEKPEDVNRLMLDWLNRRFPT
- a CDS encoding multidrug effflux MFS transporter; the protein is MSEIDSSRHSAGEGTPWGLVILLGSLTAMGPIAIDMYLPSLPAIGAALKASSGETQGTVAAFLAGMAIGQFVYGPASDRIGRKPPILIGVGIFILASIGCGFAQTAPQLIVGRFVQALGACAGGVVSRAVVRDRFSHVETARMLSLMMLIMGLAPILAPLLGGALLAFGGWRLNFWFMTAFGVAIGLAALLRMRESRSEETAAHARAEHPFQTYLALAREPRLMGYALAGALNGATLFTYISASPELLIQTYGISPQAFGWVFGANAAGLIAANQVNRIILRRATPDEVLARASIASLGFTLLLALAAVSGIGGRWSVLPLLFCVLASYGFMQGNTMAGALNVDPRRAGSISALLGGLSFGTGALASTFAGTLHDGTPRPMALIMLAALAGSALALHRLALPRRPALV
- a CDS encoding discoidin domain-containing protein, with product MRWLPLGLALVAGASNAAPLNLRVDRSPAGLKAAFRPDTALGGGVDGSTRGEIDRLFTPHNIAAMRSLGLRSLTYRLRTELGIEAWHWTEEGRWSDPAHAQGYWTSSDRPKQPVTLSWGYRLPRRGDTQDNANNLDFSRLTDGDLATFWKSNPYLDVRYTHEAAGRPQWIQVRLDAPTPIDTVRIDWADPYASAYEVQYWDGPDDYDSERDWVTFPMGRVAQARGGAETRRIAQRPVTARFLRILLKTPSGTAPPGSADVRDRLGYAVREVSFGVTGADGVFHDAVRHAASHDDQTFTHVSSTDPWHRAADRDPNLEQVGVDRIFQSGLGNGLPIMMPVGVLFDTPENAEALIRYLTRRGYPLRRIELGEEPDGQYGEPADYGALYLATLDRLRAIAPRLEYGGPSMQSAATDLPLVHGPARSWNRGFIAYLKSRGRLSDLQFFSFEHYPFDDICGDIHAKLIAEDALLDGMLKRLEAEGVPRTTPKVIAEYGFSAFSGQAMVELPSALLQADLLGHFLSEGGDAAYMFGYGPNTPINQHLACAGYGNMTPFLADANGQAAERLPQFFASRLISQTWLQPGHGLHRLYATHLDGEAPAGAVVAYAVARPDGRLATMVLNRSATQAFTVKPWAAGRLDVWQYGPDQYRWRPDGVNGRPSLDLPPAHWEAAGGEIRLPADSLTVILSRAARTPARSGRAPRSR
- the pip gene encoding prolyl aminopeptidase, giving the protein MERTTPAPVVSAQGARRGLFPENEPFASGWLATEGAHEIYYEECGRADGKPCVILHGGPGGAINPTMRRFFDPSRWRMALFDQRGCGKSRPNASLQDNTTWALIEDIERLREHLGVEKWTVFGGSWGSTLALAYAITHPERVEGLILRGVFLLTERELKWFYQDGASMLFPDAWARFCAPIPEAERGDMMAAYHKRLTHPDRRVQAEAAAAWSQWEGDTISIRGPEARPSKFNEIDFAIAFARIECHFFVNRGFFPEGWIVDNADKIRNIPGWIVQGRFDVVTPMDAAWRLKSAWPKARFEVVWDAGHASTEPGIVDALVRATDQALML
- the rodA gene encoding rod shape-determining protein RodA translates to MTVSALTRPGERDRLIVKLGEIDWIFCLTLTLIAGAGGTMLFSIAGSSWMPWAAPHLARYFVFFGIMIVLSLVDLRVWFALAYPIYGIAFLLLIAVDLVGRTSLGAQRWLQLGPVGIQPSEIMKIGLVLALARFYHGLSGKNAQLSWWLLIPGGLILAPVGLVAKQPDLGTAMLILMTGGVVMILAGLSWRLIASGVLGAVLLVPPAIMFGLHDYQRKRILTFLDPEGDPSGSGYHILQSKIALGSGGLLGKGYGLGSQSQLNFLPEKQTDFIFATLAEEFGFVGCVSVLLLYAAVIFMALRTAYISHSHFGRLAAAGVTVTFALYVLINGSMVMGLAPVVGVPMPLLSYGGTVMLTVMVGFGLVQAVRVHRYSEVTSGKGALM
- the mrdA gene encoding penicillin-binding protein 2; translated protein: MAEPSIFFEEVNERQGVFHRRAFVLGGFAGLGLVALGGRLAQLQLVETQRYEKLSASNQFNFKLMPPPRGLIVDRNGVVLASNRPNFRLLVARDKGIDVPGTLKTLANFVPLDDARQARLTRDINSAPKRAPVEVMEDMTWEQFSAINLRNPELPGVTADMGEVRVYPHGGAFAHVVGYVAKVNKTDITETGPNSEPIMLNPGFRIGKQGVEKAFDLDLRGKPGARKVEVDANGREVRADPEGDIPAVPGKEIKLTIDADVQLRAEQVFGEESGAAVMMDCRTGDILCMFSGPSFDANRFVRGLTGPEYRALAEYERKPLFNKALTATYPPGSTFKTLVALSALEHGYDPHTVHVCNKAWPWGGRVWHCDEAHGAQDLKGAIATSCDIYFYQVGLFLGPDKIAETARKFGLGEIFDIGIPGQKSGLVPDTAYKRRTFKKDPVWHPGETPSMAIGQGYTHLNPLQLCVQAARIANGQKALHPRLIRSIGGVEQKSGAAWGDLPVDKQHLAFVREAMAAVTTVGTAAAVADLGLGPNIKMAGKTGTAQAYSYGGGRGAHGAVGQWKLRDHAWFIAYAPIEEPRYAISVLVEHGGFGAQAAAPRAREIMRVALLKDPELRARIEKPLPLPAAPTGPESGDIVPDLPDQPLDPNSQPGLPAGTPTA